The genomic interval AAGCTGGTTGTCCGCTGGCGTAATAAATTCAGGATGGATTGCAACTCTGCTAGTCTTTCGGGATTAGCGCTTTCTCCCTCCAATGCAAGGCGAGTTTCAGCTAATTTAGATAAAGCAATTAAGGTTGGAGAATGTTGCATTACTTCTGACAACATTGCATTCGCGGCCTTTGGACCGCGAATTTTCATGAGATGTTTATGAACGATATCAAGCAATTCCCCGGAAGCTTGCGTCTTTAATAATTCACATAGACGATCTAAGCCCTCTTCCTCTTTGCTGATGGCTGTATGAGCCAACATCCAACGATCCGCTAATAAATGCATGTAGGTAGGATGAGAACTAGCGATCAACCCCCAAGCGTCAATGGCCTGCGCTGGCAGATCCATCGCCATCAGATAATCGCCCTGCAAAATCAAAGCACGGGCATGGTTGGGAACAGCCTGCAATGCACGCTGTATAGAAAGCTCAATCTCTACTAAGTCTTTACGACGCAATGCTTCTTGACCTAGTTCACAATGAAATTGGGCGATTTCAGTATGGTGCGATTTGCCCTGCAAGCCCTCAAGCTCGCTAGCAGCAATGATGGCTTTTTTCCAATCATGCTCAATTTGGTACATCTCCAGCAAACTCTCCTTTGCTGACTCTGCATACTTACCATTGCCAACTCGATTGAGAGATGCTTCAGCTCTATCAAGCAAACCGGCACGTAAAAAATCCCGGCCTAACTCATAGGCCGCATGATCGCGATCACGCGGCTTTAAATCATCTCGATTAGCTAAATGCTGATGAACACGTATAGCTCGCTCGGTCTCACCACGACGTCGGAATAAATTGCCTAATGAAAAATGAAGTTCTATGGTTTCAGGATCTAGTTGAGCAATTTTGACCAAAGTTTCAATTGCTTGATCAGGTTGCTCATTCAGCAGAAGACTTAAACTCTTAAAGGTCGAGCGCTGCTGACGCATCCGCTCACGTTCATCCATGCGGTTTTCAAGTCGTAAATCCCAGCGAGCGGCTAACCAGCCAATACCAAACATGACTGGTAATAGCAGTAACCAAGCGGTAGCTATCTGAATCATATTGTACAGAATTTAAATAAAAAAATGGCCCACTGAGGCTGAGCCTGAAACTTAGGCACCAGAACTCTCTTTGGGGCCCGCCTGCTTCAAAGGCTTGGAATCGACTCGTTCACGCAGCTCTTTGCCAGGCTTAAAGTGCGGAACACGTTTTTCTGGAATCAATACTTTCTCACCAGACTTCGGATTGCGTCCAGTACGCGCCGGACGATGATGAAGCACAAAACTTCCGACACCGCGCAATTCAATGCGCTTACCCTCAGCCAAAGCATGAGTCATTGTGTCTAGCAAGGTTTTTACAGCTAACTCCACATCCCTAGGCAGAAGCTGCGGAAATTGTTCCGCCAGGCACTCCACTAGTTCGGAGCGGGTAATCGCTAGTTGCTCTTGATCTGTCATGATCTATCAATAAAAAATTGCCACTCCCCTCATGGGAAGTGGCAATTTTGATTTAGCCTTGATTATCCAATTTTGCTTTTAACAAGGCGCCCAAATTAGTAGTGCCAGACTGGGCATCACCTTGGAGCTTGCTCATTGCATCTTGTTGATCAGAGCTATCTTTCGCTTTGATTGAAAGATTAATGACGCGTGACTTACGATCAATATTAATGATCATTGCAGTTACGCTATCGCCTTCTTTCAATACATTACGCGCATCTTCAACACGATCAGTTGAGATCTCGGAGGCGCGTAAATAAGCTTCAACTTCATCAGCCAAGTGAATAGCTGCACCCTTAGCATCAACAGCCTTCACAGTACCAGTAACAAGGCTACCCTTGTCGCTGACTGATATGTAGTTATTGAATGGATCACCGGACAATTGTTTGATGCCAAGAGAGATACGCTCTTTTTCAACATCAATTGCCAATACAGTGGCTTCAACTTCATCACCTTTTTTGTATTTCTTAACAGCTTCTTCGCCTGGCTCATTCCATGAAAGATCTGAGAGGTGAACCAAGCCGTCGATGCCGCCAGGCACGCCAATAAACACACCAAAGTCAGTAATAGACTTGATTGCGCCAGTTAACTTGTCGCCTTTTTGCTGTGCACGTGAAAACTCTTCCCATGGATTTGCTTTGCACTGCTTGATGCTCAAGCTAATACGACACCTGTCTTCATCAATATCCAGAACCATGACTTCAACTTCGGTTCCTAATGCAGTAGCTTTGCTTGGAGCCACGTTCTTGTTAGTCCAATCCATTTCAGAAACGTGTACCAAACCTTCGATACCTGATTCGATTTCTACGAATGCGCCGTAATCAGTCAAGTTAGTTACTTTGCCGAATAAACGGGTGTTCGGTGGATAACGACGAGCGATACCAACCCAAGGATCGTCACCCAATTGCTTCACGCCGAGTGAAACACGGTTTTTCTCTTGATCGAACTTCAAAATCTTTGCGGTAACTTCTTGACCAACAGTCAACATCTCGCTTGGGTGACGCACACGACGCCATGCCAAGTCAGTGATGTGCAAGAGACCATCGATACCACCGAGGTCAACGAATGCGCCGTAATCCGTGATGTTCTTAACGAGGCCAGTAACCACTGCACCCTCTTTAAGGTTAGACATCAACTTAGCACGCTCTTCACCTTGGCTAGCTTCAACAACCGCACGACGCGACAAGACTACGTTGTTACGTTTACGGTCAAGCTTGATAGCCTTGAACTCCATCGTCTTACCTTCGTACGAGCTGGTATCTTTGATTGGACGCGTATCAACAAGTGATCCAGGCAAGAATGCACGGATACCATTCACCATCACAGTCAAGCCACCTTTAACCTTACCAGTAACAGTACCGGTAACGATCTCAGCTTGTTCAAGCGCTTTTTCCAAGTTCATCCATGAAGCCAAGCGTTTAGCTTTGTCACGAGAGAGGATAGTGTCGCCATAGCCGTTCTCAAGAGCGTCAATAGCAACAGAAAC from Polynucleobacter necessarius carries:
- the lapB gene encoding lipopolysaccharide assembly protein LapB encodes the protein MIQIATAWLLLLPVMFGIGWLAARWDLRLENRMDERERMRQQRSTFKSLSLLLNEQPDQAIETLVKIAQLDPETIELHFSLGNLFRRRGETERAIRVHQHLANRDDLKPRDRDHAAYELGRDFLRAGLLDRAEASLNRVGNGKYAESAKESLLEMYQIEHDWKKAIIAASELEGLQGKSHHTEIAQFHCELGQEALRRKDLVEIELSIQRALQAVPNHARALILQGDYLMAMDLPAQAIDAWGLIASSHPTYMHLLADRWMLAHTAISKEEEGLDRLCELLKTQASGELLDIVHKHLMKIRGPKAANAMLSEVMQHSPTLIALSKLAETRLALEGESANPERLAELQSILNLLRQRTTSLARYTCGNCGFRARRFYWQCPGCTHWEAYSPRRSEGAAPSGPSIQIN
- the rpsA gene encoding 30S ribosomal protein S1, which produces MSESFAELFEESFTRSNMKTGQVISAEVLRIDHNFIVVNAGLKSEAFIPVEEFHNDAGEIEVAPGDFVSVAIDALENGYGDTILSRDKAKRLASWMNLEKALEQAEIVTGTVTGKVKGGLTVMVNGIRAFLPGSLVDTRPIKDTSSYEGKTMEFKAIKLDRKRNNVVLSRRAVVEASQGEERAKLMSNLKEGAVVTGLVKNITDYGAFVDLGGIDGLLHITDLAWRRVRHPSEMLTVGQEVTAKILKFDQEKNRVSLGVKQLGDDPWVGIARRYPPNTRLFGKVTNLTDYGAFVEIESGIEGLVHVSEMDWTNKNVAPSKATALGTEVEVMVLDIDEDRCRISLSIKQCKANPWEEFSRAQQKGDKLTGAIKSITDFGVFIGVPGGIDGLVHLSDLSWNEPGEEAVKKYKKGDEVEATVLAIDVEKERISLGIKQLSGDPFNNYISVSDKGSLVTGTVKAVDAKGAAIHLADEVEAYLRASEISTDRVEDARNVLKEGDSVTAMIINIDRKSRVINLSIKAKDSSDQQDAMSKLQGDAQSGTTNLGALLKAKLDNQG